The DNA sequence TAGGGCTGGCACAGCCAGGGCGGCAGCAGCAGCGCGGTGCCCGCCCGCAGCGCGCcctcgccccccgccccccccgccgccgccgcgccgcccccgccctgGTGCCACGACAGGTACTTCTGCTTGATGGCGCTGCTCACTTTCCTAAAGTCATTTAGGTTTTGCCCCGTAGCCAGAATTTGCCTGATCTCATCGTTGTCCTCAAATGTAAATCTGAAATGTTAAAACCAGTAAAGTGCATGTTCATAACTTAGAGCAGCAAATAATACATGCAATTTAGTAGATCTTACATCTTATCACTTACAtcttatgaaatattttaaatagatGTCCTCTAATGTAGGAGGTGGGGCACGGGTACTGCTGCACCAGGTCGAGGTACTCGTCGGCCACGTCCCACGTGACGGGCGAGGCTCCCTCGAAGATGGCGGGGTTGGTGAGGTTCCCCTCGGCGCTCATGACGCCCGCGGCGCCGGTGGCGGCCAGGCAGCGCGCCACGTCCGCCAGGCACTGGATGTTGCCGTTCGCGAACACCGGGATGGACACTGCCTCTCTGTggaatactattattattattactaaattctttattgcttATCAAATTAACGGGTACATAAGCAAACTTAATGCTAATAACATTTTCTTCCAGTTAACTTTTGTGTGGAGAGAGAGAAGTTAATCAAAAATACCAAAATATTCTGTGCTATTAACTTGCCATgcattgttttattaaacgGTTATACATTTTCGATTTTTTTAACgcctatataatatattattttttgttatattacTATATACTTTggatttttaaagtaaacttTACTAAACattaccaaataaaaaaatccaaCAAGCACACAGAtccaattatttattaatttaaaaatgtatgtaaggGGTGACATTTTGTAATGCCACCTGAATTAATAATgtagatataaaatataaataaaaaaataaagagttcaccctgtatacataaaGAGctcaatataaattaataatccaaatatgatattatgatgatgaaagaAATAGATGAATTACCTGACAGCCTTGATGTGTTTCCACCGGGCGACACCGGTGAGTGGCCCCTTCTGCTCGCGCGTGCGGCCGTGCACGGTGAGCAGCCGGCAGCCCGCGCGCTCCAGCATCCGCGCATACTCCACCGTCTTGTCAATGTCATCAAAGATTCTCACTTTACAGGTTATGGGGATGCTGACGGCCTTTGACATGGCTTGTACTGAAAAGAAATTAGTttcatatttaagtaatatctAACAGAATATAAACTATTAGCCTTATCTACAAGTAAAGTAGTTTTGTGTTACCTATACTGTTTAAGAGTTCCCAGTCATCCTGCAGGAAGGAGCCGTAGCGGCCTCTCTTGGCGATGGCTTGCGGACAGCCCAGGTTGATGTCGATGGCATCACAATGTTCTTCTACTAGTTTAGCAGCAGCTGCCATTGTATCAGGGTTATTGCCACAGaactgataaaaatatattatattagaaTGTTTATTCAGGCTTTATGTCCAAGGATATACAGACATACATAATGGCTTTTGAtacaaacattatatttttactgatATTTATAGGAATAGTTCAcaagaaaaagaaatatttagcTAATACTATAAGGTGATAGAAGGTGATAATATGTGAAATCAATACCTGGACTATTAAAGGTCTGTCTTCGGGACAAGTGGTAAAGCTTTCCTTGCGGTATTTTGGATCTTTTACAAACACATTGCTGTGAAACATTGGAGTGTAACACAGTTGGGCCCCATGTCGCCTGCACAGTATTCTCCACGCCAATTCACTGGCGTCTACCATAGGGGCAACCACATATTTGGGCTTTCCAATTCTTTCAAACCAATCGTGAGACATTACTCAATTTCGTATTGGTAATTTGGTAAAAGTAAAACAGTTTTTTGTGAGGAAAATACCTATTACACTTGGTGgccacacaacacaacaccaacacacacacatgtgTCGCATGTGTCAGTCAGAGTCAGTGTCACTGTCATCAGTCATCTGTCACTGCAGTATTGTGTTCGTAGTAGGTCTGTCTGTTCACAGTTACTTCCTCTCGAGAATATTCTAAAGCTGGGGaaaccatggaagtaataagtcttaagctgcgtacacaccgggccaaggaaggccaacgaacgggtttcgttggccttcgttggtTCAATCTGGACGGCTTAGCGAATGCCAACGATCGCTCGTTGGCGTGTGCCGGCGATCCGGAGCGTGGCGGTAACATCAAAGAAATCGAGCTATTTGAACAAACTCTGTTTGGACGGTCgccgaaggccaacgaacgaaCGCTCAGTTGAAGCACGTGGGCGTAGCGTGTAGACGTCTAATTTGATTATTACTTGGATATTTCCTCCCATTTAGATCATGCAGAAAAACAAAGAATGGAGTAACGGCGATAATAATGATGTTATCGTCGTCCATGATTAAATTGCGAATGAAAGAGAAAAAGAACCGGAATCCAGTGCCAACGAACGTTCGTTCGAGCACTAATTGTATTTGGACGTATTGACGAACTCCAACGAACATGCGGAGCCAACGCTAGCGAACGATAAATATCCTTCGTTggccgttcgttggcccggtgtgtacgcagctttacgtACAACttgggccaacgaacgccaacgaacgggtttcgttgctgcaatctgccctgtattatgtatgataaatatcaagcgttgggataaccgttggcgttcgttggcccgttctgtacgcagctttataccttttttcacggggaaagacatctgacaggacccttattgcattcgaataagggtagtttttgtttgtatcagatgacTTTCCCCGTGAAATGGAATATACAAAATTGCGAGAAAAAACCACGCGGTGAAATATCGCTGTGCGGACACAGCCTTACTCTGTGGTCCtctccacagattagagaccTATAGTATCTCCTCCTGTCAAGCAAGGCGTCAAACGTCAATTTAACCGgtcatatttttcattttgtgttttggttaaaatttaatttagcttGCTGTTTATTCTGAAAACTTATactaatttgtttataaatatctctaCTTATAAAATGGCTCAAGATGTCATGGTAAGATTAAACTGCTGGTCAAACTATATTCCAAGTTACTAATTACAATTTATCAGCATAAACTAAGAAATTTACAAAGCTTACAAACAGAACAAGTGCattaaataaaacgaaatttaATACGTTTGTTTCAGAGCAAGTTTTACACTATTCTCAACTTACCACTTTACGAAAAGTTGAACGAACTCACGAAGTTAATAGATTCGAGCCCCAACAAAGAATTGCAGGCTCTGTTTCCGCAGCTGATAAGTAATATATTTGGGTCCTCGTGCTACAACAACGGATGGGGCCTGCGCAGCGTGACGTGCGAGGCGCAGCCGCAGGAGTACGCGCTGCTGCTGGCGTTCCTGGCCCCGGGCGGCGCGCTGCTGCGCCTGGCCGCGCGCCTGCTGCCCGAGCCCGCGCCGCGCTACACGCTGCCGCTGCACGCGCTGCCTGTGAGTGCACATGCTACACGCATGCTCATACTACATGCATTatgttttcattataaaaatcaaaacaatgCCACCCAGGGAGCTGCGTTTGTATGAAAGGTTATTCCTATCATCTTTTATAATACGGTCACACCTCTAAAACAGAGAAAACTATTTGAAAGTTCCTAATTTCATGTATTTAACACCTGTGTAaaacttatggatgcaataaatgattgattCTGTGACATATTGTGAATGATCTTTCTTTATTCTTTGTTCAAGAGGGCATTAGAGATGATTTTGGTGAAGTAATATAACAGTGTTGTGATGTGTACAGCTGGAGATGCAGACACGGCTGCGGCGCGGCGGCAGCGCGCAGCTCTATGCGGACATGCTCACACTGGACACCGCCTCCAGCGTAGTGGCACTCGCGCTCAGTATCCTTTACACTTTTCCAACTTAGCCGTAGTAGCTGTTTCCTCAAGCATCTCCATTGGATTGATTGAAATGATATAGATACATTTTTGTAGTATTTATGCTCAATGGTGAGGCTGCGGGTTGGAAATtaggtacaatattattatactcttTGGTGAAGCAAGATAtagtgaggaaacctgcacatctagactCTAGATGCGTAGCTTAAGTGAtatgtactcattcaaaaacagTAATACAACTTGTGATGTGAGTGCAAATGTACACACAGACAGCATGAAGAGAGCATGGCTCACTTGCAAGGGCAGTCTGAGGTGACTGCCCCTTGGAGGATTAAAGTTGTAACCATAATTATATGAGATGACCAAACCAATAATATTCCTATATTGACATTCAGATCCCTTTGATTATTACATGTTGAATTTTGCTTTGCATTTGCTGAGCGCAGATCAGAACAAGAGCAGCTGGGAGAGCTGGAACAGCGCGTACCTGGCGCTGGCGTGCGACTACCTGCAGCACTTCCTGCCGGCGGGGgggggcgcgccgccgccgctgccgcacGGCGCCGGCAAGCCGCGGGCCGCGCCGCTGCAGCCCGCCACCAGGTCTCCACACCACGCTTCATTCCCGTTAATCTGTCTTTGCAGCTTCACTACCAAGCAgatgtttatttaatacacCATCTTACTTAATTCTGCCAATCTTTCAAGGAATAAGCATTTGTACTTTTTAAGATTTACATTACGACAACTAACAAGttttcaatgaaaaaaaaaagcatTATATGATTGTAATGTTGCAGACAATGCTCGCCGTCGCTGCTGCTGCAGCCGGAGCTGGCGGGGCTGCACGcggcgggcgggggcgcggagtggggcggcgcggggggcgcggagtgggggcgggggggcgcgggcgAGTGGCGCAGCGAGTCCGTGCTGCAGCTGTTCCTCGACGTGTGGATGTCGGTCGACGACGCGCCCGGCAACATGGAGGCAAgcattactattattattacattttgGGTGCTACTCTGAAGGCACAATATAATCAGAACTGAATGACTGAACTcaaatcttaaaaaaacttttacaatCATGGACTAGACTTTTGAAGACAtgattttacattttaatttaatttgggTTCTCAGAATGGGCTTGATGCTGCCCTAAATAGTTTAACTTGTTCGACTTTATAGTGTGAGTACAGTGCAGTTTCcccgcagcagcagcagcgcgcgCCGTGCAGCCCCGAGCGCGTGCGCGTGGCGCGCGTGTGCGTGAAGGCGGTGCACGCGTACTGCGCGGGGCcaggggcggggggcgcggggggtgcggggggcgcggcgggggcgggggcgctgCGGCAGTACGCGCGGCAGCTGCTGTGGGCGCGCGGCGTGCGGCTGGTGCGCCGGCTGGTGGACTCGTGGCCGCTCGACGCCTCCTTCCGCCTCGTGCTGGAGCTGTGGCTGAGCCTCATCCAGCCCTGGAGGTACACCGGCGCCGATGTACTTCACGACAGGTATCTCctatgttattatatttatgggTTTTAAACGATTTGTATCTCCTACTACCCGGATTACCTTAACTTATGGGATATTTGACGGTGCAGAGAGGCGGAAGGCGCGGAgacggcggcgcgcggggcggggcaCGGGGCGGCGCCGGAGggggcggcgctggcggcgcgcgTGGCGGAGGCGCTGCCCGCGTGGTCGtgcgcgctggccgccgtgcTGCCGCGCTTCCTGCGCCAGGACCTCGCCAACTACAAGAACGCCGTCATGCTGTTCCGGATCGGAAAGGTACGTTCTGTTCACCTCTCAATTCCCAGGCATAAGCCTTATATACGAACCAACTTGTTCTTTCGGTGAACCCTTCCGGTGCCCTCCACCTAGCCTacgataaacaatataattgCGCAGGCATACCACAGTCAcagtgtgaatttctatacaaataattCTAAATGCGATGCGTATGTTGCGTATGATGCCGAAAGATGGAATTTACCTACAACACTTACCTTGAATAGACACTCCCGTGTAACATTGAAAATGATAGAATTCTCAATATTTGCTTAATATTTTCAGGTATTTTCGCAGCCAAACCTAGTTCCTATTTTAAGAGATTTGGAACAAGCTATAATGGACAATGGCGTAGGACTCTACTACCACAATCCTGATGAGAGCTGGAATAATAACTCCAATTTTGAATACAGGTATGTACTTAAGGAGTCTAATTACATCAATAATTTGACTTATAATTTGAAACTACTTACTTCTATACTTTTAGATATAAATGAATGATGTGAATTGGCTAACAATTAAATGCTTGCAGCGGCGgcccgggcggcggcgcggcgggcgcggagGGCGGGGCGGGCTGGGCGGCGCGCTGGGCGGGGCTGGCGCGGCAGGCGCGCGCGGAGCTGTGCCCGGACTGCCGGCACGCGCCGCTGTGGCCCCCCCCCGGCGctcccgcccccgccccgctcCCCGCCGAGCTGCTGCGCCGCGTGCACGCCGCGCGGGCGCAGGCCGAGCGCGCCGCGCGGGACGACGCCGCACGGGAACAGCAAGACAAAGGTCAGCTTCTCCACCCGATattcattacattacatacacgttacccgttttctaaactacttgatataattatagtgaCCTGTAATTCCCGACGACTTGGTCATAAACTACAGGCACTATACCTTCAGTCAGACTGCAGTCTGACATCAGGGATCTATGGAGCAGTGGATCTAGCCGCTGCAGCGTATAGCCACAGTACTCATAAGGAGAGTCGCCTCGGGGTGGTGAGACCCCTCCCTGATGTCCTGACAGGTGCCGGAGCTGTTGATGGCACGCTCACTTCCCGTAATAACATACAGTGTATAATGCTTGTTTATAAAACTTTGTTTATGTGTGCAGGCGTGTGGTCGTCCGTGCAGCGCTGGCTGGGGctggcgggggcggcggggggcgcggggggcgaggTGCGCCGCACCCCCGCGctgctcgccgccgccgcgcaacAGTTTGAGCAGATATTTGGGGTGAGTGAATGTGTGTTTTGAAAATTGGAAGAAAAAGAGCTGTTCTAGTCTCTTAGACAAGAGGTGATGTCCTTTCGACTGACACGAATCCACTCGAATTTCCCGGTACCCACCTTTCATTATGTGACCAATCAAATTATCCACCATCactttgtgtttctaaattgtggttctaagtttggttaggacatagaaggctgatcacctgatgtccgaaacagtgaaacgatccatgctgtcggatgggcatgtaaagcagtcggtcctgcgcctagctctctccagtcgtgtcggtcaatccgtcccattgggttatgagagtgatggaacagagagtgctcctgtgtactgcgcacacacttgggcactataatctactcctgcgtagatggctgatctcacatgagattggccgccgtggtcgaaattcggctaggaggacattattattaatcaaaTTATGTGAAATCGCGGAAAAAACTACCATTCCATTCCATACATTTACTCGAGGTATTGTAATAACTTAACAAAAGATCTATTGCTCGCTGTCAGTGTACATAATATGACATGTTTTCTGCTTGTAGGTCAGCGAGTGCAACTTGCCGCCGGAGACGCTCCTGGACAGCGGCCTGGACCAGTCCTCGTTCGCTAACTCGACCACTTTCCCCATGTCTATCACCAACAAGGTATGCACTTTCAAattagagatgccacgaatagtgatttggccgaataccgaatattcggccaacgctctcagccgaataccgaatattcggcgggTGATCCAGTACAATTCAAATGAGtggtagttttatttaaagagtgCTCCTCTTAATCGTACGGCAGATCTATACAAGGTGGTCAAtcaataccgaatagttgccgaatattcaaTCTCAAATACCTTTTTCCAAAATGTGAGAGCATAGTATAATTtaagaacttttttttttacttggtatCAAGGGTTTAATGtaaagaagttttttttaatgcagtAAAATCTAGGTAAATTACCGTGCACTTTGGATAATAatgtatatgtgtgtgtgtgtgtgtgcagcTGCGCAGTCCGCCGACGGGCGTGCAGTACGCGGGCGACCCCGACCTGCTGCCCGTCGCCAGCTACGAGAGCACCATCCTCGTCAGGATACTCTACCAAATATCTACAAGAATTAATGAAATTGTGAGTTATTTCATTGTATGTATGTCGCAGCCGTAtcgtttaataattatattgtactagctgttcccgcgcgcttcgcttcgccttaaaaagttttcccgtgggaattccgggataaaaagtagcctatgttctttcccagggtctagactatatgtataccaaatttcattcaaatccgttcagtacttttggcgtgaaagagtaacagacagacagacagacagacagacacagttactttcgcatttataatattagttaggattgtgtCAGAGCGGTGGTAACTTAGTCTGGTCGGGgcaagcgcccgcttctcactcCAGAGATACGGgctcgaatcccggcgctgacatgtacctacaaatgagttttttgaatttaagtacaatgtataccatcccTCTTACGgttaaggaaaacatcgtgaggaaacctgcatatctaggtTAAGCActtctagatatgtgaacccaccaacccgctgtggaacagcgtggtgggaaatggtccaagcttaggaaggcagcaTGGCAGACACAGTGAATAGAACAGAATGTATTGTCTAAATAGGTGTTTATTTGCAGTACGGGGAGCAGTTGTCTCGCGCGTGGGCCCGCGCGGACCTGGCGGGGTGCGtggcgcgcgcggcgctggcggccccggcggggggcgggcggggggcgcgcgtGTCGCTGCGCGCGCTGGGCTCGCTGCCGGTGCTGGTCCGGCTCGCGCTCGGCtacgcggcggcgcgggcgctcTCCTACAGCGGGGCCGCGTACGTCGCCTTCCTCCTCGTCGCGTATGGCCTATTCGTTTTTGCTAAAGCAATTGTAAATTATGTCAAGCTTGTAAGATCATGATTGTTATTTTTCAGTAGATGTAAGTAATTATGTGGTTTTTGTAactataattttgaaataaacttgattattttgattagtttttgtttttcatttatAAGTTGCTGGAAAGTCGATCTAGATTTAACGGTTTTGATTTGTATCTTTATGtgtatagtaataataatatagaaattAACTACCTGTAAATTATAGACTAATTAGTGAACTTTTTGAGAGACGGATATTTGTAATAAAGTACTGGGTAGAGGTCGTGTTTTGCCTAGAAAAAGGGatgataaaaattaaaaagtggtATGATACTCCGTGGTTGGTTTTATTAGGTATAGTTGGCGAGCGTGAGGCGCGGCACGATGTTCATGGCCGTGAGCTCCTGGAACAGCAGCTTGCAGGCGTAGGGCAGGCGcacggcggcggtggcggcggcgcggcacggggcgcacgccgcgcccgccacgcGCCCGCAGCGCGCGCACACGCCCGCCACGAACACGTCCGACGCCAGCATCAGCCGCTCCACCAGCAGCATGCTGCACACACACCACGCCTTTATTACATACTATACGATATCATATTAAAGCGACGATCTTCATGTAGTGCACTACAAATTGACGTCCTACAAGTTGGAGTTAGGACGTTCTATGTAGGATGCcgatttcatatttttaagttgtaTTCTACTTACGATGTAAGACGATCGGGATCCGTCAATCTCCGATAAGTAGTGTAGTGAGTGTCCTACATGCCTAACTATGATTACACTTGTCCTTACGTAAGAAACTACATGAGGTAGTGCACTACATGTAGTCTAGTTTAATTGCCGCTTAAGGCCCCCCGCGCACTAGGCAGGTTGGCTGCGCAGCCAGTAAAACATATGATGTTGTATAGGAGCCCGCGCACTAGGCAGCCACGGATTCCCGTATATTGTACTGGCTTCCGCAACCTGGACGCGCAACCAGGCTGCCTAGTGCGCGGGGGGCCTAAATGTACAGTGTAGCAGGGTGGTGGGTGGGGCACGTACCTGGCGCCGTAGCCGATGAGGCAGTCGCGCTCCATCTCGCCGAGGCGCAGGCCGCCCTCGCGCGCGCGCCCCTCCGTGGGCTGGCGCGTCAGCACGGCGCGGGGGCCGCGCGCGCGCGCGTGCATCTTGTCCTGCACCATGTGCTTCAGCTTCTGGTAGTACACCTGCCGCCATAGTCATTATCTATATTATCTGATTCAcaactaatttaaaaatacaacgtttcaaaaaaaaacaatttttgctgttttttttgtcaaaaaaactagTTTAGGTGCttgttacttattttatgtaactttttgtgcagtatgattttttataaaaactaagtatctaaaacttaaaatggccaccatttctaaaatattgagatttgaccccacatatggaggtgttttctcgatgaaatcactcgtagaataaacccttaaagtttgtcgggttcgaaaaacaacaatgtgttgtttttagAACCCGACAAACAGTAAAAAATCAGATTGgtaaatatgaataaatttaataatgcgTACGGGTCCGGAGTAGATGTAGGCCTCGAGCGGCTCGCCGGTGAGCCCCGAGTAGAACACGTCCTTGCCGTGGTAGTTGAACCCGTGCCGCTCCAGCTCCGCGCACACGTCCGTCACCTTCGAGCCGCCGAACGCCGTGCCTGCAAGCAGAGGAGCCGTCAGTCACACGCGGGGTGCAGTCACagcggggggggggggggggacacGGACACGTACCGTAGTGCAGCTTGCCCTCCAGCAGCCCGGCCTTGCCCGCCAGCAGCTCGATGGTCTTGCCCACCGTCATGCGCGAGGGGAAGCCGTGCGGGTTCATGACCATGTCGGGCACCACGCCCGCGTCGCTGAAGGGCAGGTCCTCCTGCGCCACCACCAGCCCCGTGACGCCCTTCTGTCCGTGGCGCGAGCTGAACTTGTCGCCGATCTCGGGCACGCGCGTCTGTCGCAGCAGCAGCTTGATGAGGAAGGCGTCGTCGGGCGTGGACGAGACCAGCACGCGCTCCACGTGCGCGCCCACCGCGCCCTTGTACAGCACGGGCTGGTCGCGGTAGTCGCCGGCCGGGCCGGGCGCCTGCTTGTGCACGAGCAGCGCGCGGTGCTCCACGCGCTCGCCCGGCGCCGCGATGCCGTCCGCGTCCAGCGCCGCGTGCGCGCGCAGCGGCCGGCCCGTGGCCGCGTCGCGCGATGGGCCCAGGATGCGGTCCGACGTCTGGTTGGCGTAGCGCTTCATGGTGGTCTTGGCGCTCTTGTACACGAGGCAGCGGCCGTAGCCGCGGTCCACGGCGGCGCGGTTCAGCACCAGCGCGTCCTCGATGTCGTAGCCGCTGTAGCTCATGACGCACACGGTCGCGTTCTGGCCGGCGGGCAGGCGGTCGAAGCGCGTGAGCTGGATGCTGCGCGTGGTGACCAGCGGCGCCGCGGGGTACACCAGGTTGTACATGAGCGTGTCGATGCGGTTGCGCTGGTTGTAGCCGATGCAGCCCATGGCCTGCTTGCCCATGGCGCACTGGTAGGTGTTGCGCGGGCTCTGGTTGTGGTGCGGGTAGGGCACGAGGCCGGCGCACACGCCCAGGATGGTGAAGGGCTCGAGCTCGAGGTGCGTGGTGACGTAAGGGTCGATGTCCTGCTCGCGAGCCGCGATGTGCGAGTCGTTCTCCTCGTTGACGTCGAGGTACTCCACGAGCCCGTCGCGCACGCAGTCGCGGAAGGAGCGCAGGCCGCGGCGCAGCTCGGCCAGGTGGCGCGGGCGCAGCAGCGGGCGGCCCCCCGCCAGCAGCAGGTAGGGCCGGCACAGGCGCCCGCCGTCGCTGCTGATGTGCACTGCGCGCTGCTCGTGCGCCGGGTAGATGGACACGAAGGCCGACACGAGCCCGCGCCGCCGGAACATGCGGAACACGGCGATCAGCCGCTTGTACTGCCGCGTCACGCCCAGGATGTTGCCTGCGGACATGCACACGTACATTACATTCGGCTCGCTAGCGGCGCGCGGCTGGGGCGTGCGTAGTGTGCGTACCGTTGAGGAACACCATGTAGACGTCGGGGTGGTTGATCTCGGCGCCGCCCAGCAGCGCGGCGTCGTCCAGGCCGGCGGCGGCCGCCAGCGCGCGCACGCCGCGCTCCGAGCACTCCGTGGTGATGTGCGTGGTGAGCGCCAGGTTCTTCACCAGCCCGCACGCCTCGCCCTCCGGCGTGTCGGACGGGCACAGCATGCCCCACTGCGACGGCTGCAGCGAGCGCGGGCCCGACACCTGCACAcgcacacagacacacacctCCGTCAGAATAGAagcattttattatatttggaAAAGTATCCACTgttatgaaataaatcaaaattctttataaaaCCGAAACTTAAAGAGAAAcagaagtaggtacaataggAATAACAAGTGGTGACCTTGCGCGTCTTCTCGAACTGCGAGTTGACGCGCGTCATCATGCCGAGCGCGGAGATGTAGCTGAGCCGGCTCAGCACCTGCGTCACGCCGTGCCGCTCCATCTTGAACCGCTTGATGGTCCAGTTGCCCTGCAACACACGCGCAAGTCTCTAGCTATCATTCACACTACATTTCAATGCTAAATAAGTAAATGAATTGGAAGCCAACTTCTTCGATGCTAAAGGATAATAATAAGTTGGATATAAATAACTGAATTCCGTCTTTATGTATAACGTTATGTGTAACTTTATCTGGTAAAATACTCACAGAGGATATAGCGGTGAAGAGTCCGTTGGCGATGAGGTCGGGCCGCATGTGCTTGACCACGTCGAACTGCGCCGCCTTAATCTTGGGTATGACCTTGTCGGCGATGGACTTGAGCTCCCAGTTGAAGCGCTTGAACAGGTCCTCGAACATGA is a window from the Plutella xylostella chromosome 10, ilPluXylo3.1, whole genome shotgun sequence genome containing:
- the LOC105384219 gene encoding tRNA-dihydrouridine(16/17) synthase [NAD(P)(+)]-like, with the translated sequence MSHDWFERIGKPKYVVAPMVDASELAWRILCRRHGAQLCYTPMFHSNVFVKDPKYRKESFTTCPEDRPLIVQFCGNNPDTMAAAAKLVEEHCDAIDINLGCPQAIAKRGRYGSFLQDDWELLNSIVQAMSKAVSIPITCKVRIFDDIDKTVEYARMLERAGCRLLTVHGRTREQKGPLTGVARWKHIKAVREAVSIPVFANGNIQCLADVARCLAATGAAGVMSAEGNLTNPAIFEGASPVTWDVADEYLDLVQQYPCPTSYIRGHLFKIFHKIFTFEDNDEIRQILATGQNLNDFRKVSSAIKQKYLSWHQGGGGAAAAGGAGGEGALRAGTALLLPPWLCQPYVRMSPEEHTRKMQALNIIQDSESQCKRILEDPEGNVISRKKMKKLQRTSRRPARGAPRAPRPADTCLPPCANPRGGKCEYKLCKKCCKSKCFVEERDCRGHGVLVATRRRAAQHHAALRAARGDPSEAQHHTTLLAQRDGDLREAQGDAAVEAYTL
- the LOC105384220 gene encoding sphingomyelin phosphodiesterase 4, producing MAQDVMSKFYTILNLPLYEKLNELTKLIDSSPNKELQALFPQLISNIFGSSCYNNGWGLRSVTCEAQPQEYALLLAFLAPGGALLRLAARLLPEPAPRYTLPLHALPLEMQTRLRRGGSAQLYADMLTLDTASSVVALALNPFDYYMLNFALHLLSADQNKSSWESWNSAYLALACDYLQHFLPAGGGAPPPLPHGAGKPRAAPLQPATRQCSPSLLLQPELAGLHAAGGGAEWGGAGGAEWGRGGAGEWRSESVLQLFLDVWMSVDDAPGNMEQQQRAPCSPERVRVARVCVKAVHAYCAGPGAGGAGGAGGAAGAGALRQYARQLLWARGVRLVRRLVDSWPLDASFRLVLELWLSLIQPWRYTGADVLHDREAEGAETAARGAGHGAAPEGAALAARVAEALPAWSCALAAVLPRFLRQDLANYKNAVMLFRIGKVFSQPNLVPILRDLEQAIMDNGVGLYYHNPDESWNNNSNFEYSGGPGGGAAGAEGGAGWAARWAGLARQARAELCPDCRHAPLWPPPGAPAPAPLPAELLRRVHAARAQAERAARDDAAREQQDKGVWSSVQRWLGLAGAAGGAGGEVRRTPALLAAAAQQFEQIFGVSECNLPPETLLDSGLDQSSFANSTTFPMSITNKLRSPPTGVQYAGDPDLLPVASYESTILVRILYQISTRINEIYGEQLSRAWARADLAGCVARAALAAPAGGGRGARVSLRALGSLPVLVRLALGYAAARALSYSGAAYVAFLLVAYGLFVFAKAIVNYVKLVRS
- the LOC105394370 gene encoding DNA-directed RNA polymerase III subunit RPC2 — protein: MGELNNHHNDEKNKKQYDWDTSPRNLREPIKSLEEKWKLVPAFLEIKGLVKQHIDSFNYFINVEIKKIVQANEKVLCDSDPLFYVKYLNAYVGTPDVEEGFNVTKQTTPHECRLRDMTYSAPITVDIEYTRGNQRVIRNKLLIGRMPLMLRSSNCVLTNKTDFELSQLNECPHDPGGYFIIRGQEKVILIQEQLSRNRMIVDEFKGNVQCQVTSSTHEKKTRTNVIVKNGKYVLRHNALSDDIPIAVAFKAMGVCSDQEIVQLVGTSDNILKKMAPCIMDCHNLKIFTQDQALNYIGSKLKVKRFQAAAARPAAEEARALLAHTVLAHVAAPGFNFHVKALYLAVMLRRVLQAERDRGAVDDPDYYGNKRLELAGSLLALMFEDLFKRFNWELKSIADKVIPKIKAAQFDVVKHMRPDLIANGLFTAISSGNWTIKRFKMERHGVTQVLSRLSYISALGMMTRVNSQFEKTRKVSGPRSLQPSQWGMLCPSDTPEGEACGLVKNLALTTHITTECSERGVRALAAAAGLDDAALLGGAEINHPDVYMVFLNGNILGVTRQYKRLIAVFRMFRRRGLVSAFVSIYPAHEQRAVHISSDGGRLCRPYLLLAGGRPLLRPRHLAELRRGLRSFRDCVRDGLVEYLDVNEENDSHIAAREQDIDPYVTTHLELEPFTILGVCAGLVPYPHHNQSPRNTYQCAMGKQAMGCIGYNQRNRIDTLMYNLVYPAAPLVTTRSIQLTRFDRLPAGQNATVCVMSYSGYDIEDALVLNRAAVDRGYGRCLVYKSAKTTMKRYANQTSDRILGPSRDAATGRPLRAHAALDADGIAAPGERVEHRALLVHKQAPGPAGDYRDQPVLYKGAVGAHVERVLVSSTPDDAFLIKLLLRQTRVPEIGDKFSSRHGQKGVTGLVVAQEDLPFSDAGVVPDMVMNPHGFPSRMTVGKTIELLAGKAGLLEGKLHYGTAFGGSKVTDVCAELERHGFNYHGKDVFYSGLTGEPLEAYIYSGPVYYQKLKHMVQDKMHARARGPRAVLTRQPTEGRAREGGLRLGEMERDCLIGYGASMLLVERLMLASDVFVAGVCARCGRVAGAACAPCRAAATAAVRLPYACKLLFQELTAMNIVPRLTLANYT